The following proteins are encoded in a genomic region of Sorangiineae bacterium MSr12523:
- a CDS encoding glutathione S-transferase N-terminal domain-containing protein encodes MTSPLQHRIDVATSLLASSVTLGRGVLVVTPARQPEKLFRLYEFEACPYCRNVREVLTALHLDTEIYPCPKGGTRFRPEVERLGGKTQFPYFIDPNRDTRMYESADIIAYLFRTYADRDVPFNYRRIGSSSPMSSLASGIRGMRGMRANASKAPRELLHLWSFEGSPFSRIVRERMCELEIPYVLHNLGKERFGELGMNGMRLERGAYVPTPGGKREAFMKAHGRVQVPYLEDPNTGTKMFESAKIVEYLDQTYAE; translated from the coding sequence ATGACAAGCCCGTTGCAACATCGCATTGACGTCGCGACGTCTCTCTTGGCGTCGTCGGTCACGCTCGGTCGCGGCGTTTTGGTCGTCACCCCGGCGCGGCAGCCCGAGAAGCTCTTTCGGCTCTACGAGTTCGAAGCGTGTCCCTACTGTCGCAACGTGCGCGAGGTGCTCACCGCGTTGCATCTCGATACGGAGATCTACCCGTGCCCCAAAGGCGGCACCCGCTTTCGGCCCGAGGTGGAGCGGCTCGGCGGCAAGACGCAGTTTCCCTACTTCATCGATCCCAATCGCGACACGCGGATGTACGAATCGGCGGACATCATCGCCTATCTCTTTCGCACGTACGCCGATCGGGATGTGCCATTCAACTACCGTCGCATTGGAAGCTCCTCGCCCATGAGTTCCCTCGCCAGTGGCATCCGCGGCATGCGCGGCATGCGCGCGAATGCCTCCAAAGCCCCGCGCGAGCTGCTTCACCTCTGGAGCTTCGAGGGCAGTCCATTTTCGCGCATCGTGCGCGAGCGGATGTGCGAACTCGAAATCCCGTACGTGCTGCACAACCTCGGAAAAGAGCGCTTTGGCGAGCTAGGAATGAACGGCATGCGGCTCGAGCGCGGAGCGTACGTGCCCACGCCGGGCGGCAAGCGCGAAGCCTTCATGAAGGCGCACGGACGCGTGCAGGTGCCGTATTTGGAAGATCCCAACACCGGCACGAAGATGTTCGAGTCGGCGAAGATCGTCGAGTACCTCGACCAGACCTACGCTGAGTAA
- a CDS encoding MFS transporter: MNASATKGARYTLFLLFLINFLNFFDRVIPAVVLEPLRREFSLDDTQLGILSTAFTLIYAVAGIPLGRLADRVKRTRILAGGVFLWSLMTAASGIAANYVSLFLIRLGVGVGEASCAPAANAMIGDLYPSEKRARALGFFMLGLPIGNIAAFSLVGALAHAYGWRVPFFLAAAPGLLLVPLIVSLKEPVRGAQDVRAVDSTAQVERPFLRILTIPTVWWIILSGAAANFAAYAMNAFLPALLMRFHGLNIRQAGGATALIVGLTGLIGLTAGGALADRLHQLFPRGRLTLGAVSLVIASPLLWFGLGQPIGGVALLCVFSSVGWLLFYLYYVTVYSALQDVVESRLRATAMAVYFFFQYVLGAAFGTTVAGALSDAYAKRAMLAAGAHDMSNVFRAQGLQASMQLTVPVAVLVTAIALWFASRSFVADAKRAS, translated from the coding sequence ATGAATGCTTCGGCCACCAAGGGAGCGCGCTACACGCTCTTCTTGCTGTTCCTCATCAACTTTCTGAACTTCTTCGACCGGGTCATTCCCGCGGTCGTGCTCGAGCCGCTCCGCAGAGAGTTCAGCTTGGACGATACGCAGCTCGGCATTTTGTCCACGGCGTTCACCCTAATCTATGCCGTGGCTGGCATTCCACTGGGCCGTCTGGCCGATCGGGTCAAGCGCACCCGCATCCTCGCCGGCGGCGTGTTTCTTTGGAGCTTGATGACCGCCGCCTCGGGCATCGCCGCCAACTACGTCTCGCTGTTTCTGATTCGCCTGGGCGTGGGCGTGGGCGAAGCGAGCTGTGCCCCGGCGGCCAATGCCATGATTGGCGATTTGTACCCGTCCGAAAAACGGGCGCGCGCCTTGGGCTTCTTCATGCTCGGACTGCCCATTGGCAACATTGCCGCCTTTTCGCTGGTCGGGGCACTGGCGCATGCGTACGGATGGCGTGTCCCGTTTTTCCTCGCCGCCGCACCGGGGTTGCTTCTCGTCCCGCTCATCGTGTCCTTGAAGGAGCCCGTGCGCGGTGCCCAAGACGTTCGCGCCGTCGATTCGACGGCGCAGGTCGAAAGGCCATTTCTACGCATCCTGACGATTCCCACCGTGTGGTGGATCATCCTGTCCGGCGCCGCTGCGAATTTTGCAGCCTATGCGATGAATGCCTTTTTGCCCGCGCTGCTGATGCGCTTCCACGGTTTGAACATCCGCCAGGCGGGTGGCGCCACGGCATTGATCGTGGGCCTGACGGGATTGATCGGCCTCACGGCGGGCGGTGCCCTGGCCGATCGGCTGCATCAGCTTTTCCCGCGCGGCCGCCTCACCTTGGGCGCGGTGTCGCTCGTGATCGCGAGTCCGCTGCTCTGGTTCGGGCTGGGGCAGCCCATCGGTGGCGTCGCGCTTCTATGCGTCTTTTCATCGGTCGGATGGCTTCTCTTTTACCTCTATTACGTGACCGTTTATTCGGCGCTCCAGGACGTCGTCGAGTCGCGGCTGCGCGCCACGGCCATGGCCGTGTATTTCTTCTTTCAATACGTGCTCGGTGCTGCCTTTGGCACGACCGTGGCGGGGGCCCTGTCGGATGCGTATGCCAAGCGCGCGATGCTCGCCGCCGGCGCCCATGACATGTCCAATGTGTTTCGCGCCCAAGGACTTCAGGCCTCCATGCAGCTGACCGTGCCCGTGGCCGTCCTGGTCACGGCCATCGCCCTCTGGTTTGCATCCCGCAGCTTCGTTGCGGACGCCAAGCGCGCCTCATAA